CCGCCTTGTTCAGGGCGCGTGCGCTGGCCAGGTCGTGGCCGAACGGCTTCTCGATGACCACCCGGCTCCACCTGTCGCCCTGCGGCCGGGCCAGTCCGGATCTGTGCAGTTGCTCGCAGACTACCGGGAAGGACTTCGGTGGGATCGCCAGGTAGAAGGCGTGATTGCCGCCGGTGCCGCGCTCGGCGTCGAGCTTATCCAGTGTCTCGGCCAGTCGGGCGAATGCGTCATCGTCGTCGAAAGTGCCTGGCACGAAACGGAAACCCTCGGCCAGTCGGTCCCAGTTCTGTTGCCGAAACGGTGTTCGGCAGTGCTCTTTGACGGCGTTGTACACCACCTCCCCGAAATCCTGGGTGCTCCAGTCCCGTCGGGCAAACCCCACCAGGGAGAAGGTGGGCGGCAGCAGGCCGCGGTTGGCCAGGTCATAGACGGCCGGCATTACCTTCTTGCGGGCCAGGTCGCCGGTGACGCCGAAGATCACCATGCCGCACGGGCCGGCGATTCTGGGTAACCGCTTGTCCCTCTTGTCTCGTAGCGGATTGTGCCACTGGGCGGTGCTGGCGGTGCGGGTGCCGGCCTCGCTCATTTGGCGGCGGCGCTCAGCTGGGTCTGTGTTTCGTTCAGCAGCTCGGTCCAGGAGTCCACAAACTTCTCGACACCTTCGCGTTCCAGGACAGCGAACACGTCGGCCAGGTCTATCCCGATCGCCTCCAGGGACTCGAACACCCGCTCGGCATCCGAAGCGGTGCCGCTCACCCGGTCACCGCTGATCACGCCATGATCAGCAACGGCGTCAATTGTCTTCTCCGGCATGGTATTGACCGTGTGCGGAGCGACCAGCTCGGTGACATAGAGGGTGTCTGAGTAGTCGGGGTTCTTGACGCCGGTGGACGCCCATAGCGGTCGCTGTACCCGGGCACCGTCGGTCTTGAGCGCCTGATAACGATCTCCGTTTTCGAAGACCTCCTGGTAGGCGGCGTAGGCCAGGCGAGCGTTGGCGACACCGGCCTGGCCGCGCAAGGTAAGAGCGTCCGGAGATCCGATCATTTCCAGCCGCCTGTCTACTTCGGTGTCTACCCGGGAGACGAAAAACGATGCCACCGAATGGATTTTGGATAAGTCGTGTCCGGCTTCGCGGGCCTTCGTCATCCCGGTCAGGTAGGCGTCCATCACCTCGCGGTACCGCTCGACGGAGAAGATCAGCGTGACGTTGACCGAAATCCCTTCCGCCAGAACGGCGCTGATGGCCGGCAGACCTGCCTTGGTCGCCGGAATCTTGATAAACAGATTCGGCCGGTCGACGATCTTCCACAGCTCGATGGCCTGCAGGATGGTTTTGTCGGTTTCGCCTGCCAACCGCGGGTCGACTTCGATCGACACCCGGCCGTCGACCCCATCGGAAGCGTCCCACTCACGCGCCAGCACGTCGCACGCACTGCGCACGTCGTCGGTGGTGATGGTGCGGATGGCGGCATCCACGTCGGCGTCACGCTCGGCCAACTCCGCGATCTGGGTGTCGTAGGCATGGCCCTCGGCGAGGGCTTTCTGGAAAATCGACGGGTTGGTAGTCACGCCGACGACGCTCTTGGTGTCGATCAGCTCCTGCAGGTTGCCCGACCGCAGCCGGTCCCGCGACAAGTCATCCAGCCACACGGATACCCCCGCGGCACTCAACGCGGCCAGGTTGGGGTTCTGAGCGGTCATCTCCAATCACCCTTTCTCAGTTGTCCAGTGCGCGTTCCGCCGCCGCGGCCACGGCCTCGGCGGTGAAGCCGTACTCACGGAACAAGGTCTGGTGGTCCGCGGATTCTCCGTAGTGCTCGATCGAGACGATCTCGCCGGTGTCGCCGACCAGCTTGTGCCAGCATTGCGCGACGCCGGCCTCGATGGCCACGCGCGCCGACACCGTCGGGGGCAGCACGGCGTCGCGGTACTCGTACGGCTGGGACTCGAACCACTCAACGCAGGGCATCGACACCACCCGCGCGATGATGTCGTTGTCCGCCAACAACTTCTGGGCCGCGACCGCAAGCTGCACCTCCGAGCCGGTGCCGATCAGAATGACGTCGGGTTCTTCGCCCGGTTCCAGCTCGCCGCCGTCGTCCAGCACGTAGCCACCCCGGGCAACGCCCTCGGCGTTGGTGCCTTCCAGCACCGGGACACCCTGCCGGGTCAGGATCAACCCCACCGGCCCGCTGCCGTTGCCGCGGGCCAGGATCGTGCGCCAGGCGTAGGCCGTCTCGTTGGCGTCGGCCGGGCGCACCACCGATAGCCGGGGGATCGCGCGCAGCGCCGAGAGGTGCTCGATCGGCTGATGGGTCGGGCCGTCCTCACCGAGCCCGATCGAGTCGTGGGTCCACACGTAGATGGGGTCGATGTCCATCAGCGACGCCAGCCGCACCGCCGGGCGCATGTAGTCGGAGAACTGTAGGAAGGTGCCCCCGTAGGCCCGGGTCGGGCCGTGTAACACGATGCCGGACAGGATGGCGCCCATCGCGTGTTCGCGAACACCGAAGTGCAGGGTGCGGCCATACCAGTGCGCGTCGTATTCCTTGGTCGAAATCGAGGGCGGGCCAAAGGAGTCGACCCCCTTCATCGTGGTGTTATTGCTGCCCGCCAGGTCGGCCGAACCACCCCACAACTCAGGCAGTTTCGGTCCTAGCGCGGACAGCACCGCACCTGACGCGGCGCGGGTGGCCAGCGCCTTGGATCCGGGTTCCCAATGCGGCAAGTCGTCGTCCCAGCCGTCCGGCAGTTGGTGGGCGAGCAACCGGTCCAGCAGCGCCTTGCGGTCGGGTTCGCGCTGCGCCCACGCTTCGAACTGTGGTTGCCAGCGTTCGTGGGCTTCTTTGCCGCGGGCGACCAATCCGCGGGTGTGGGTGAGGACATCCTCACGGACCTCGAACGTCTTCTCCGGGTCGAATCCGAGGATCTTCTTGACGGCGGCCACTTCGTCGTCACCGAGGGCGGCACCATGCGCCTTGCCGGTGTCCATCAGGTTCGGCGCGGGATAGCCGATGACGGTGCGCAGCGAGATGAACGAGGGCCGATCGGTGACGGCTTTCGCGTTGGCGATGGCCTCCTCGATGCCGACCACGTTCTCGCCGCCCTCCACCTCCTGCACGTGCCAGCCGTAGGCGCGGTAGCGGGCGGCGGTGTCCTCGCACAGCGCGATGTTGGTGTCGTCCTCGATGGAGATCTGGTTGCGGTCGTAGAACACGATGAGGTTGCCCAGCTGCTGGACCGCGGCCAGCGACGACGCTTCCGAGGTGACGCCTTCCTCGATGTCGCCGTCGGAGGCGATTACATAGATGTAGTGGTCGAAGGGGCTGGCGCCCGGTTCGGCGTCGGGGTCGAACAACCCGCGCTCGTAGCGCGACGCCATCGCCATCCCGACCGCCGACGCCAGACCCTGGCCCAGCGGGCCGGTGGTGATCTCGACGCCCCTGGTGTGCCTGAACTCCGGGTGTCCGGGTGTCTTGGATCCCCAGGTGCGCAGCGACTCTATGTCGGACAGTTCCAGCCCGAAGCCGCCGAGATAGAGCTGGATGTAGAGGGTCAGGCTGCTGTGCCCGGCCGACAGCACGAACCGGTCGCGGCCCAGCCAGTGAGTATCGCTGGGATCGTGGCGCATGGTGCGCTGAAACAGCGTGTAGGCCAACGGGGCCAGGCTCATCGCGGTTCCGGGGTGACCGTTGCCGACCTTTTGGACGGCATCGGCGGCCAGCACCCGGATGGTGTCGACCGCAGCCGAATCGATCTCGGTCCAGTCGTCGGGATGGCGCGGTTGGGTAAGTGTGGAGATCTCTTCGAGCGTGGTCACAGGCTCAGTCCTTGGTCATCGAGATGATCAATCCTCACCCTAGTCTGGCGACGATGCGGGCGGGAACGGCCCGCGTGAGGAGCCGGACACTTCACCCTAGTGCGGGCGTGCCGGCTCTTGCAGGGCGGGATTTCGGGTACCCATGGCGGGTCGCTGTGAAGATAGCGTGTCGGGTACTCGTGCTTTGCAATCAGTCCGCTAATCCCGGAAGAATCGCTGTGAATCGACCCTGCGGCGCATCCGCCGCGGTCACGCCGTCTACCATCGTGTGTAGTAGAAGCTGCGCGCGGCTGCGATCCCCGAGGAGTTATTGCGTGAGCGTTGGCGGGCGCGTCGCGCCGAGCCGGACACCTGGCCGGGCAGTCGGCGCCGTCTTGGCTTACCTGGCGTTGACTAAGCCGCGGGTCATTGAGCTGCTGCTGGTCACCGCGATACCGGCGATGCTGTTGGCCGACCGCGGCGCCGTTCATCCGTTGCTCATGCTCAACACGCTCATCGGCGGCATGATGGCCGCCGGTGGCGCCAACACGCTCAACTGTGTGGCCGATGCAGATATCGACAAGGTGATGAAGCGCACGGCGCGACGGCCGCTGGCCCGCGCCGCGGTGCCGAGGCGGAACGCCCTGGTGCTCGGGCTGGTGTTGAGTGTGGGCTCGTTCTTCTGGCTGTGGTGGACCACCAACCTGCTGTCGGGGCTGCTGGCGCTGGCCACCATCACGTTCTATGTGTTCGTGTACACGCTCCTGCTCAAGCGCCGCACGTCGCAAAACGTGGTGTGGGGTGGGGCGGCCGGGTGCATGCCGGTGATGATCGGCTGGTCGGCCATCACCGGCACCATTGGGTGGCCGGCGCTGGCGATGTTCGCGATCATCTTCCTGTGGACGCCCCCGCACACCTGGGCGTTGGCGATGCGGTACAAGGAGGACTACAAAGCGGCGGGCGTGCCGATGCTGCCGGCGGTGGCCACCGAACGTCAGGTCACCAAGCAAATTCTGATCTACACCTGGCTGACGGTGGGGGCGACGCTGGTGCTGGCCGTGGCCACGGGTTGGCTCTACGCGGCGGTGGCCTTCGTGGCCGGGGTGTGGTTCCTCGCGATGGCTCATCAGCTCTACGCGGGGGTGCGCGCCGGCGAGCCGGTCAAGCCGCTGCGGCTGTTCCTGCAGTCGAACAACTACCTGGCGCTGGTGTTCTGCGCGTTGGCGGTCGATTCGGTGATCGCGCTGCCCACGTTGCTCTGATCGAGCGCCAAGCGCCCGGGACCCTCAAACCCGGTGTAGTTGCCAGCGCAGAACCAATCTAAAACTGCTGGCCGTGCACGCCAAACAATGCCGCGATCGTTAGCGACACCTCGTCCTCGGCCGCCGCCAGCACCACCTCCGGCACCACGCTCATAAACGACATCGGAAACCTCCCGGTAAAGCCTTGGCCCATGCCCGGTGACACCTGCCGCCGGAGCATGGTCCCGCCCGCCCCGCGACGATCCAACGTCAAAATCCCCATAACCAGCGCGAATTGGATGTGCACAGTGCACATTTCGCTTAGTATCTGGTTCGTGGAGTCGCGGGAACCCTCACCGCGGGCACATGAGCTCCCGGCGCTCCGGTGCCGCCGAATCTCGGCCCGGAACCGCTGCGCATGGCCCGTGATCTGGTGCGCCTCGGCCTGGATTCGTTGGCCCTCGACGTCTACCGCATTGGACAGAACATGGCCTGGCGGCGCTGGACGGATATCGCGTTCGGACTGACCTCCGACCCCCATGAGCTACGCGAGCTACTCGACGTGCCATTTCGGACGGCCAACGAGTTCGTCGACACCACCCTCGCGGGCCTCACTAGTC
The nucleotide sequence above comes from Mycobacterium decipiens. Encoded proteins:
- the tal gene encoding transaldolase — its product is MTAQNPNLAALSAAGVSVWLDDLSRDRLRSGNLQELIDTKSVVGVTTNPSIFQKALAEGHAYDTQIAELAERDADVDAAIRTITTDDVRSACDVLAREWDASDGVDGRVSIEVDPRLAGETDKTILQAIELWKIVDRPNLFIKIPATKAGLPAISAVLAEGISVNVTLIFSVERYREVMDAYLTGMTKAREAGHDLSKIHSVASFFVSRVDTEVDRRLEMIGSPDALTLRGQAGVANARLAYAAYQEVFENGDRYQALKTDGARVQRPLWASTGVKNPDYSDTLYVTELVAPHTVNTMPEKTIDAVADHGVISGDRVSGTASDAERVFESLEAIGIDLADVFAVLEREGVEKFVDSWTELLNETQTQLSAAAK
- a CDS encoding heme o synthase; amino-acid sequence: MSVGGRVAPSRTPGRAVGAVLAYLALTKPRVIELLLVTAIPAMLLADRGAVHPLLMLNTLIGGMMAAGGANTLNCVADADIDKVMKRTARRPLARAAVPRRNALVLGLVLSVGSFFWLWWTTNLLSGLLALATITFYVFVYTLLLKRRTSQNVVWGGAAGCMPVMIGWSAITGTIGWPALAMFAIIFLWTPPHTWALAMRYKEDYKAAGVPMLPAVATERQVTKQILIYTWLTVGATLVLAVATGWLYAAVAFVAGVWFLAMAHQLYAGVRAGEPVKPLRLFLQSNNYLALVFCALAVDSVIALPTLL
- a CDS encoding PE family protein, with the protein product MCTVHIQFALVMGILTLDRRGAGGTMLRRQVSPGMGQGFTGRFPMSFMSVVPEVVLAAAEDEVSLTIAALFGVHGQQF
- the tkt gene encoding transketolase, translated to MTTLEEISTLTQPRHPDDWTEIDSAAVDTIRVLAADAVQKVGNGHPGTAMSLAPLAYTLFQRTMRHDPSDTHWLGRDRFVLSAGHSSLTLYIQLYLGGFGLELSDIESLRTWGSKTPGHPEFRHTRGVEITTGPLGQGLASAVGMAMASRYERGLFDPDAEPGASPFDHYIYVIASDGDIEEGVTSEASSLAAVQQLGNLIVFYDRNQISIEDDTNIALCEDTAARYRAYGWHVQEVEGGENVVGIEEAIANAKAVTDRPSFISLRTVIGYPAPNLMDTGKAHGAALGDDEVAAVKKILGFDPEKTFEVREDVLTHTRGLVARGKEAHERWQPQFEAWAQREPDRKALLDRLLAHQLPDGWDDDLPHWEPGSKALATRAASGAVLSALGPKLPELWGGSADLAGSNNTTMKGVDSFGPPSISTKEYDAHWYGRTLHFGVREHAMGAILSGIVLHGPTRAYGGTFLQFSDYMRPAVRLASLMDIDPIYVWTHDSIGLGEDGPTHQPIEHLSALRAIPRLSVVRPADANETAYAWRTILARGNGSGPVGLILTRQGVPVLEGTNAEGVARGGYVLDDGGELEPGEEPDVILIGTGSEVQLAVAAQKLLADNDIIARVVSMPCVEWFESQPYEYRDAVLPPTVSARVAIEAGVAQCWHKLVGDTGEIVSIEHYGESADHQTLFREYGFTAEAVAAAAERALDN